In Pseudobacter ginsenosidimutans, the following are encoded in one genomic region:
- a CDS encoding gamma carbonic anhydrase family protein, whose protein sequence is MPLILHVDGVYPQFGQNCFIAPNATIVGDVVMGDEGSVWFNAVVRGDVNSIRMGNKVNIQDGAVIHCTYKKTKTIIGNNVSIGHNAIVHGCTIDDNVLIGMGAIVMDNAKIGSNSIIAAGAVVLEGTEVPSGTIWAGVPAKKVKDIDASQIHGEIDRIANNYVRYAAWFRDQVTGENG, encoded by the coding sequence ATGCCACTAATCTTACATGTAGACGGAGTTTATCCGCAGTTCGGACAAAATTGTTTTATAGCCCCCAATGCCACCATCGTAGGAGATGTAGTGATGGGCGATGAAGGAAGTGTTTGGTTCAATGCCGTAGTGAGAGGAGATGTGAACAGCATCCGCATGGGTAATAAAGTGAATATACAGGACGGTGCCGTGATCCACTGCACTTACAAAAAAACAAAGACCATCATCGGTAACAATGTTTCGATCGGCCACAATGCCATTGTTCATGGTTGCACTATCGACGACAATGTACTGATCGGAATGGGAGCTATTGTGATGGACAATGCGAAGATCGGCAGCAACAGTATCATTGCAGCCGGAGCCGTTGTGCTGGAAGGCACGGAAGTACCCTCAGGCACCATTTGGGCAGGCGTTCCCGCAAAAAAAGTAAAAGATATTGACGCATCTCAAATTCACGGCGAAATAGACAGAATAGCAAACAATTACGTACGGTATGCAGCCTGGTTCAGGGACCAGGTAACCGGTGAAAATGGGTAG
- a CDS encoding aspartate aminotransferase family protein, translating into MFLRHVAQTSPAPLALEIVKAEGSILTDAKGREYIDLIAGISVCNIGHRHPKVVKAIKQQADEYLHLLVYGELVETPQVEYAKLLTDHLHNSLNSVYFTNSGAEAVEGAMKLAKRATGRTQIIAFNQSYHGSTQGALSIIGDEYFRNAFRPLLPDVLHMDYNDYDAIEAISNRTACVIAESVQAERGIYAPTKEWMKALAQKCKETGTLLILDEIQTGFGRTGTLWGYQQFKVVPDIVLLGKALGGGMPLGAFVANRKLMNHLTADPVLGHITTFGGHPVCCAAGLAAMKVLLKRGIMEKVQEKEMLFHNLLHHPKIKAVRSCGLMMAVEFDSFETNKKVIDACINRKKGQRRVLTDWFLFAPQCLRIVPPLTISNKEIREACEIILEAVDKIK; encoded by the coding sequence ATGTTCTTAAGGCATGTGGCGCAGACCTCCCCGGCTCCGCTGGCGCTCGAAATTGTGAAGGCTGAAGGAAGCATCCTCACCGATGCCAAAGGCAGGGAGTATATCGATCTGATAGCAGGTATCAGTGTGTGTAATATCGGTCACCGTCACCCGAAAGTGGTGAAGGCCATCAAACAACAGGCAGATGAATACCTGCACCTGCTGGTGTATGGTGAGCTGGTGGAAACTCCGCAGGTGGAATACGCAAAACTGCTCACCGATCATCTTCACAATTCCTTAAACTCAGTATACTTCACCAACTCCGGAGCGGAAGCGGTGGAAGGAGCAATGAAGCTCGCCAAGCGCGCTACCGGCAGAACACAGATCATTGCATTCAACCAGAGCTATCATGGTTCCACCCAGGGCGCGTTGAGTATTATCGGAGACGAATATTTCCGGAATGCATTCCGTCCATTATTGCCGGATGTGTTGCATATGGATTACAATGATTATGATGCTATCGAAGCCATCAGCAACCGCACAGCTTGTGTGATTGCTGAAAGTGTGCAGGCGGAGCGCGGCATTTATGCACCTACCAAAGAATGGATGAAAGCATTGGCGCAAAAATGTAAGGAAACAGGAACATTGCTGATCCTTGATGAGATACAAACCGGTTTCGGAAGAACGGGAACACTCTGGGGATACCAGCAATTCAAGGTGGTGCCGGATATTGTGTTACTGGGAAAAGCCCTTGGCGGCGGGATGCCGTTGGGAGCTTTCGTTGCCAATCGTAAGCTGATGAATCACCTTACAGCAGATCCTGTATTGGGGCATATCACTACTTTCGGCGGACACCCCGTTTGCTGTGCTGCAGGATTGGCGGCCATGAAAGTATTGCTTAAACGCGGTATCATGGAGAAAGTGCAGGAGAAGGAAATGTTATTTCATAACCTGCTCCATCACCCGAAGATCAAAGCTGTAAGAAGTTGTGGTTTGATGATGGCAGTGGAGTTCGATAGTTTCGAGACCAATAAGAAAGTAATTGATGCTTGCATCAACAGAAAGAAAGGCCAGAGACGGGTGCTGACAGATTGGTTCTTGTTTGCTCCGCAGTGTTTACGAATAGTGCCACCACTAACGATCAGCAACAAAGAGATCAGGGAAGCATGTGAGATAATACTCGAAGCCGTAGATAAAATTAAATGA
- a CDS encoding PDDEXK nuclease domain-containing protein yields the protein MPSVQIDGLDLTSPDQLVNRLSFTHLVELIKQDQPLKRLFYETMSISNNWSVRELQRAISSMLYERTGLSEDKQAVLESHQKGSGTRPEDFLRNPYVLEFLNIKTKAILEESDLEGEIISQLQSFLLEMGKGFCFEERQKRITFDNTHYRIDLVFYHRILKCHVKRFSFQNISPAFPVKNNYSSSFAASRKKRCNC from the coding sequence TTGCCATCAGTTCAAATTGACGGCCTTGATTTAACTTCTCCCGATCAACTGGTTAATCGCCTCTCTTTCACCCATCTCGTTGAGCTCATCAAACAAGATCAACCACTCAAGCGCCTCTTCTATGAAACCATGTCTATCAGCAACAACTGGTCTGTACGTGAATTGCAACGCGCCATCTCCAGCATGCTTTATGAACGTACGGGACTAAGCGAAGACAAGCAAGCTGTTCTCGAAAGCCATCAAAAAGGAAGCGGCACAAGACCCGAAGATTTTCTTCGCAATCCCTACGTTCTGGAATTTCTCAACATCAAAACCAAAGCGATACTGGAAGAATCAGACCTTGAAGGAGAGATCATCAGTCAGCTCCAGAGCTTCCTGCTTGAAATGGGCAAAGGATTCTGCTTTGAAGAAAGACAAAAGCGCATCACTTTCGATAACACACATTACCGGATCGATCTGGTGTTTTATCATCGCATCCTCAAATGCCATGTCAAAAGGTTTTCGTTTCAAAATATCTCACCAGCCTTCCCAGTGAAGAACAACTACAGCAGCTCATTCGCTGCGAGCAGGAAAAAGCGCTGTAATTGCTAA
- a CDS encoding glycerol-3-phosphate dehydrogenase/oxidase, with product MNRTIHLEQLEQFNGVWDIVIIGGGASGLGAAVDAASRGYSTILFEQYDFAKGTSSRSTKLVHGGVRYLQQGNIKLVMDALRERGLLKQNAPHLVKNQSFIVPNYKWWEGPYYGFGLKVYDWMSGSLGLGTSEWLSTEEVLKLAPTLDTEGLRGGVLYHDGQFDDARLAVNLAQTAAGAGATILNYCSVTGFLKTNDHIVGVQVKDQLSGKEYEVQAKVVINATGVFSDAVQHMDDPSRPASISPSQGIHLVLDKSFLPGEAAIMIPHTDDGRVLFAVPWHNKIIVGTTDTPVDHISPEPVALKEEVDFILHHAARYLTKDPTRTDIKSVFAGLRPLVKSSAKKTAEISRDHQVTVSASGLVSILGGKWTTYRKMAEDTVNTAAVNAQLPYRECVTASLNIHGAQPTTNFNTDDYYYGTDISGIDKLVESDPSLTELIHPALPYTKAMVVWGVKEEWAVTVEDILSRRTRAILLDAKAALEAAPVVAALIADLTGKDENWIKKELEAFKKIVANYLPEAI from the coding sequence ATGAACAGAACAATACACCTTGAACAACTGGAGCAATTCAATGGCGTATGGGACATAGTGATCATAGGAGGCGGGGCTTCCGGGCTGGGGGCCGCTGTGGATGCAGCCTCCAGAGGATATTCCACTATTCTTTTCGAACAGTATGATTTTGCCAAGGGCACCAGCAGCCGCAGCACGAAACTGGTGCATGGCGGTGTGCGCTACCTGCAGCAGGGAAATATCAAACTGGTAATGGATGCGCTTCGCGAAAGAGGACTACTCAAACAGAATGCACCGCACCTGGTAAAGAATCAGTCCTTCATTGTTCCCAATTACAAATGGTGGGAAGGTCCATACTACGGATTCGGTTTGAAAGTGTACGACTGGATGAGCGGCAGCCTCGGACTGGGAACTTCCGAATGGCTCAGTACCGAAGAAGTGCTGAAACTGGCGCCCACGCTGGATACGGAGGGATTACGCGGTGGCGTGCTCTATCATGATGGTCAGTTCGACGATGCGCGGCTGGCCGTAAACCTTGCGCAGACAGCCGCAGGAGCAGGCGCTACCATTCTCAATTATTGCAGCGTTACCGGTTTTCTCAAAACCAATGATCATATTGTTGGTGTGCAGGTAAAAGATCAACTCAGCGGCAAAGAATATGAAGTGCAGGCGAAAGTAGTGATCAATGCTACCGGCGTTTTCTCCGATGCTGTTCAGCATATGGATGATCCTTCCAGGCCCGCCAGTATTTCGCCCAGCCAGGGAATACACCTCGTGCTCGACAAATCTTTTCTTCCAGGCGAAGCCGCCATCATGATACCGCATACAGATGATGGCCGCGTACTCTTTGCTGTTCCCTGGCATAACAAGATCATCGTGGGTACTACTGATACACCGGTTGATCATATCTCTCCGGAACCCGTAGCGTTGAAGGAGGAAGTTGATTTCATCCTGCATCATGCCGCGCGCTATCTGACCAAAGACCCAACCCGTACGGACATAAAAAGCGTTTTTGCAGGTTTACGCCCGCTTGTGAAAAGCAGTGCAAAGAAAACAGCAGAGATCTCCCGCGATCACCAGGTCACCGTTTCTGCATCGGGCCTCGTAAGTATTCTGGGTGGTAAGTGGACCACTTATAGAAAGATGGCAGAAGATACTGTGAACACTGCCGCGGTGAATGCACAGCTTCCCTATCGTGAATGTGTAACCGCATCGCTGAACATTCACGGTGCACAACCCACCACTAACTTCAACACTGATGACTATTACTATGGTACAGATATCAGCGGCATCGATAAACTGGTGGAATCCGATCCTTCCCTGACTGAACTGATCCATCCGGCATTGCCTTACACAAAAGCCATGGTAGTGTGGGGAGTGAAAGAAGAATGGGCTGTTACTGTTGAAGATATTCTCAGCAGGAGAACGAGGGCAATCTTATTGGACGCGAAGGCAGCATTGGAAGCAGCTCCTGTAGTGGCCGCCCTGATAGCAGACCTGACAGGAAAAGATGAAAACTGGATAAAGAAGGAGCTGGAGGCATTTAAGAAAATAGTAGCAAATTATTTACCGGAAGCGATATGA
- a CDS encoding amidohydrolase family protein: MRSTILRRPAHGGLWLAVLLTSGAALGAGFPGQRLTDTVPKKGFAFTEVKTLPLKPERNISFNTDEGTWMSVDISPDGNTIVFDLMGDLYTIPATGGKATRITRGFAFDTHPRYSPDGKKILFTSDRSGSENIWYLDTEKKDTVQVTKDRDQNFPSAAWTPDGNYIVAARGRLDVKLWLLHKDAGSGAQLTDAPGIKTIDPAVSPDGRYVYFSQRAGFWNYNAMLPQYQLNVLDRENGKTQGISTRYGSAFTPVLSKDGQWLVYGTRYEDKTGLVIRNLKNGDERWLAYPVQRDEQESIATMGVLPGMTFTPDSKALIASYGGKIYRIPIAGGKPELIPFNADVDLELGPRLEFKYPVSDTAYALATQIRDAVPSPDGKKLAFTVLNRLYVMDYPGGTPKRLTNNDFTEAEPVWSPDGSQIVFTTWSANGGHLYKVTVNGKAPARQLTKEPALYANPAWTYTGDKIAFVRTGNQRYKNAISPFGNGGEDELCWISANGGDVNYIDKANGRSNPHFIKGDDRLYLNQGGSLISIRLDGTDEKTLAKVTGITTYGISNLKDHGHDHALDATNYCMLSQSMAEAMEVQTPASAAVVLLSPDGDRALAQVNNDIFVFTMVKTGKPLSISVADAGSAIYPARRLTELGGEFPAWESDGKKIHWSIGNSHIVYNLEAAEQFDDSLKLAKKEEAKKKADPTTNKADSTKKALAAKAPKEEPAYKPAETQVKLYFEKDFPKGSVLFRGARIITMKGNEVIENGDLLVVNNRIKAVGPSGTLQVPSGANVIECNGKTIIPGFVDTHSHMWNPWGIQKTNSWIYTANLAYGVTTTRDPQTATTDVLTYSDMVDAGKMPGPRVYSTGPGVGFWMYNIKDSAHASKVLKQYSQYYNTKYIKMYMLGPRQVRQWIIKAAKDQQLMPTTEGGLNYKMNITNLLDGYPGHEHTFPIFPLYKDVTGAVAESKMCLTPTLLVSYGGPWAENYYYETEMPYNDKKLAWFTPYEEFAAKTRRRSAWFMPEEHVFKKHAKSMRSMVEKGALAGIGSHGQLQGLGYHWELWSMQSGGMTNHDALKTATILGAEGLGLDQDLGSVEAGKLADLIILDKNPLENIRNSNSIHSVMKNGRLYDGNTMDEIYPVTRKLNRSEWNYPAPVNNTGVKE, from the coding sequence ATGCGATCTACTATTTTACGCCGTCCCGCCCACGGGGGCCTCTGGCTGGCTGTGCTGTTGACATCCGGAGCAGCACTGGGCGCCGGATTCCCCGGACAGCGGCTAACCGATACTGTTCCTAAAAAAGGTTTCGCATTCACAGAAGTGAAAACACTACCGCTAAAGCCTGAACGAAATATCTCTTTCAATACTGATGAAGGTACCTGGATGTCGGTAGATATCAGTCCAGATGGCAATACCATCGTCTTCGACCTCATGGGCGATCTCTACACCATTCCCGCTACCGGTGGTAAGGCAACCCGCATCACCCGCGGATTCGCTTTCGATACACATCCCCGTTACAGTCCCGACGGAAAAAAGATATTATTCACTTCAGACCGCAGTGGTTCAGAAAATATCTGGTACCTAGATACTGAAAAGAAAGATACCGTGCAGGTGACAAAAGACCGGGATCAGAATTTTCCCAGTGCTGCCTGGACGCCCGATGGCAATTACATCGTAGCCGCCCGTGGCCGCCTGGATGTTAAGCTCTGGCTTCTTCACAAAGATGCAGGCTCCGGCGCCCAGCTCACAGACGCTCCGGGAATCAAAACCATCGATCCGGCTGTGAGCCCGGATGGACGCTATGTCTATTTTTCCCAACGTGCAGGTTTCTGGAATTATAATGCGATGCTGCCGCAATACCAACTGAATGTATTAGACAGGGAGAATGGAAAAACGCAGGGCATCAGCACGCGATACGGGTCTGCATTTACACCGGTATTGTCGAAAGACGGACAATGGCTGGTTTATGGTACGCGATATGAAGACAAGACCGGCCTCGTGATCCGCAACCTGAAGAATGGGGATGAACGGTGGCTTGCTTATCCTGTGCAACGCGATGAACAGGAATCCATCGCAACCATGGGCGTATTGCCGGGAATGACATTCACGCCTGACAGTAAGGCCCTGATCGCTTCCTATGGTGGAAAGATCTATCGCATACCCATTGCCGGTGGTAAACCTGAATTGATTCCCTTCAATGCAGATGTTGACCTGGAACTGGGGCCACGTCTTGAATTCAAGTATCCTGTGTCAGACACGGCTTATGCCCTGGCAACGCAGATCAGGGATGCCGTGCCTTCGCCGGATGGAAAGAAACTGGCTTTCACAGTGCTTAACCGATTGTATGTAATGGATTATCCGGGCGGCACGCCAAAGCGCCTTACCAATAATGATTTTACCGAAGCTGAACCTGTATGGTCTCCCGATGGAAGCCAGATCGTTTTCACTACCTGGTCTGCAAATGGTGGCCATTTATACAAAGTAACTGTGAATGGAAAAGCCCCTGCCCGGCAACTGACAAAGGAGCCGGCGTTATACGCCAATCCAGCCTGGACCTATACCGGCGATAAGATCGCTTTTGTGCGCACAGGAAACCAGCGTTACAAGAATGCGATCAGTCCATTCGGAAATGGTGGAGAAGATGAGCTCTGCTGGATTAGCGCCAATGGAGGGGATGTCAACTATATCGATAAAGCCAATGGCAGAAGCAATCCGCATTTCATCAAAGGCGATGATCGTTTGTACCTGAACCAGGGGGGCAGCCTGATCTCTATCCGCCTGGATGGGACTGATGAAAAAACACTGGCGAAGGTAACGGGCATCACAACATATGGTATCAGCAACCTGAAAGACCACGGGCATGATCATGCGCTGGATGCTACCAACTATTGTATGCTGTCGCAAAGCATGGCGGAAGCGATGGAAGTACAAACACCCGCTTCAGCGGCAGTAGTGTTGTTGTCGCCTGATGGCGACCGTGCCCTCGCGCAGGTGAACAATGATATTTTTGTATTCACGATGGTAAAAACAGGAAAGCCTCTGAGCATCTCCGTTGCAGATGCCGGTTCCGCCATCTACCCTGCCCGCAGGCTCACTGAGCTGGGAGGCGAATTTCCCGCATGGGAAAGTGATGGAAAGAAAATTCACTGGTCCATCGGCAACTCACATATCGTGTACAACCTGGAAGCAGCGGAACAATTCGACGACAGTCTGAAACTGGCGAAGAAAGAAGAAGCAAAGAAAAAAGCCGATCCTACCACCAATAAAGCAGACAGTACCAAAAAAGCGCTGGCAGCCAAAGCACCCAAAGAAGAACCTGCCTACAAGCCTGCCGAAACACAGGTGAAACTGTATTTCGAGAAAGACTTCCCCAAAGGCTCTGTATTGTTCAGGGGCGCCCGCATCATAACGATGAAAGGAAACGAAGTGATAGAGAACGGCGATCTGCTGGTAGTGAACAATCGCATCAAAGCTGTTGGTCCATCAGGAACCCTGCAGGTTCCATCAGGAGCTAATGTGATCGAATGTAACGGCAAGACCATCATTCCAGGCTTCGTGGATACGCATTCGCATATGTGGAATCCCTGGGGTATCCAGAAAACAAATTCCTGGATCTACACTGCTAATCTCGCCTATGGTGTAACCACCACCCGTGATCCGCAAACAGCTACTACCGATGTACTCACCTACAGCGATATGGTGGACGCCGGTAAAATGCCCGGACCCCGCGTGTACTCCACCGGCCCTGGTGTTGGTTTCTGGATGTACAATATCAAAGACTCAGCACATGCCAGCAAGGTGTTGAAACAATACAGCCAGTACTACAATACCAAATACATCAAAATGTATATGCTCGGGCCGCGCCAGGTCCGTCAATGGATCATCAAGGCTGCGAAAGATCAGCAGCTGATGCCTACTACTGAAGGTGGACTGAACTACAAAATGAATATCACCAATCTGCTGGATGGTTATCCCGGTCATGAACACACATTCCCTATATTCCCGCTCTATAAAGACGTGACGGGCGCAGTAGCCGAATCCAAAATGTGTCTGACGCCTACGCTGCTCGTTTCTTATGGAGGTCCCTGGGCGGAGAATTATTATTACGAAACGGAGATGCCATATAATGATAAGAAGCTGGCCTGGTTTACTCCTTACGAAGAATTCGCTGCCAAGACCCGCAGGCGAAGCGCCTGGTTCATGCCAGAAGAGCACGTGTTCAAGAAGCATGCTAAGAGTATGAGATCGATGGTGGAAAAAGGTGCACTGGCCGGTATCGGAAGTCACGGACAGCTCCAGGGGCTGGGATATCATTGGGAACTCTGGTCTATGCAAAGCGGCGGCATGACCAATCACGATGCTTTGAAAACCGCCACCATACTGGGTGCTGAAGGACTGGGCCTGGACCAGGACCTCGGCAGCGTAGAAGCCGGCAAGCTGGCGGACCTGATCATTCTGGATAAGAATCCGCTGGAGAATATCCGTAACAGTAATTCCATTCATTCCGTAATGAAGAATGGAAGGTTGTACGATGGCAATACGATGGATGAGATCTATCCGGTAACCAGGAAGCTCAACCGAAGTGAATGGAATTATCCTGCGCCCGTTAACAATACAGGTGTAAAAGAATAG
- a CDS encoding DUF4399 domain-containing protein yields MRKFQFVPALMILGMVACNEATSEKKADADTTATASHDGHDHHAPAAGTEIAPVPEIPAGAKVYFKNLKDGQTVTSPFKVEMGADNIAVDTARDILPASGHHHILIGLDSLASGTVVPKDSVHLHFGNAQKEAELSLPPGKHKISLQFADGIHRSYGSKLSTTITVNVK; encoded by the coding sequence ATGCGCAAATTTCAATTTGTTCCTGCACTGATGATACTGGGTATGGTAGCCTGCAATGAAGCAACTTCAGAAAAGAAAGCCGATGCTGATACCACCGCTACAGCCAGCCATGATGGTCATGATCACCATGCACCCGCAGCAGGAACTGAGATCGCACCTGTTCCGGAGATCCCCGCAGGCGCAAAAGTGTACTTCAAGAATCTGAAAGACGGGCAAACTGTAACCTCTCCTTTTAAAGTGGAAATGGGTGCAGACAATATCGCAGTGGACACTGCCCGCGATATCCTGCCAGCTTCCGGTCATCACCATATCCTTATCGGATTGGATTCACTGGCTTCCGGAACAGTTGTTCCAAAGGACTCTGTACATCTTCATTTTGGAAATGCACAGAAAGAGGCCGAGCTGAGCCTGCCTCCCGGTAAACATAAGATCTCCCTCCAGTTTGCAGATGGTATCCACCGTTCTTACGGATCCAAACTGAGCACAACCATCACAGTGAATGTGAAATAG
- a CDS encoding DUF5686 family protein: MRGCTLLIVLLLCLQGIPQAQTKVLRGIIKDAHSDERVPFASMQFLKRGNGGVSDSSGAFIFRFDQWPADTIKVTYVGFQDFLLVIDSALVSKEKNGVLDLTIMLERGKYTEEVVVKQKIDRGYLMWKRIVKHKPKNDRYRFQNFSYELYNKLEIDLKNIKKDKFGKLPFVKQFKFVLNNIDTTEEGNTFLPVYLTEAISDYYYQKSPKKRREVFKGIKTIGVNNESVGKLLGGMDQNINFYSNFIPVFDKLFVSPISDNGDNYYRYRVLDTQYVNNQRLIHVTFTPKRKGENTFEGDCWVHDPTWAIQKMNLRLTKDANINFVDKLSLIQEFKLINDTTWFLSRDKFVVDMSLTGEKALSAIGRKSTTYENVIVNDSSVLNELAKNRILEETIMPPEAMKVPDSFWVEARHEDLSKHEKALYKTIDTLLSLPAFRRVAKTVNFLVTGYRNVGNYEIGPWYNWITYNQQEGFRTRFDLGTNKYFNKNLFLHGYLAYGFKDQEFKYQFDGRWFFDKTPRTYVSWMVRHDFDRGQQYYDEISQDNIFALAIRKSGVPIKFLMMDERKLEFFRDSKIGLSVAVSGSHKEFDPVANLPYKSMFAASVKDSSLKTAEFSIRLRYAYLEKFLESTFNRYSLGSDFPIVEFRYTRGMSGIFNSRFDYHKLNASISDYAKIPPFGTLYYNVFAGRTYGKLPYMMLDVAPGNEIYYYNKYAFNLMNRYEYLHDRYAGVNVEHNIGPGLFRFIPLTRKFKFRQFWSAKALWGGLSEENKAYNMPVGSPYIFESLDGKPYVEIGTGVDNIFKLFRLDFLWRVSPTPLPKENVKKFGVFFSFKLAF; this comes from the coding sequence ATGAGAGGCTGTACACTGCTGATAGTTTTATTGCTGTGCCTTCAGGGTATACCCCAGGCACAAACGAAGGTCCTCAGAGGGATCATCAAAGATGCACATAGCGACGAACGCGTGCCGTTCGCATCCATGCAATTTCTTAAAAGAGGCAATGGTGGCGTCAGCGACTCTTCCGGCGCCTTCATCTTCCGCTTCGATCAATGGCCCGCAGATACCATTAAAGTTACCTATGTTGGTTTCCAGGACTTCCTCCTGGTAATTGACTCGGCACTCGTCAGCAAAGAGAAAAATGGAGTGCTGGACCTCACCATCATGCTGGAGCGGGGCAAATACACCGAGGAAGTGGTAGTGAAACAAAAGATCGATCGCGGCTACCTCATGTGGAAACGCATCGTGAAGCACAAACCCAAAAACGACCGCTACCGCTTTCAGAACTTCTCCTACGAGCTCTACAACAAACTGGAGATCGACCTCAAGAATATCAAAAAAGATAAATTCGGAAAGCTGCCCTTCGTGAAGCAGTTCAAATTCGTGCTTAACAATATCGATACCACTGAAGAAGGCAATACCTTCCTTCCCGTGTACCTTACAGAGGCGATTTCCGACTACTATTATCAGAAGTCGCCCAAAAAACGCCGGGAGGTATTCAAGGGCATCAAAACCATCGGCGTCAACAACGAGAGCGTGGGCAAGCTTCTCGGGGGCATGGACCAGAACATCAACTTCTATTCCAATTTCATCCCGGTATTCGACAAACTGTTTGTAAGCCCGATCAGTGATAATGGAGACAACTACTACCGTTACCGCGTACTGGACACCCAGTACGTAAACAACCAGCGTCTGATCCACGTAACCTTTACGCCCAAACGAAAAGGGGAGAATACTTTCGAGGGCGATTGCTGGGTGCATGATCCCACCTGGGCTATCCAGAAAATGAACCTCCGCCTCACAAAAGATGCGAATATCAATTTCGTGGACAAGCTGAGTCTTATCCAGGAATTCAAACTGATCAACGATACCACCTGGTTCCTTAGTCGTGATAAATTTGTGGTGGATATGTCGCTCACCGGCGAGAAGGCCCTCTCCGCCATCGGTCGCAAAAGCACCACCTACGAAAATGTAATAGTGAACGACAGCAGCGTTCTGAACGAACTGGCAAAGAACCGAATCCTGGAAGAAACCATAATGCCTCCCGAAGCCATGAAAGTACCTGACAGCTTCTGGGTGGAAGCTCGCCATGAGGACCTGAGCAAACACGAGAAAGCGCTGTATAAGACCATCGATACGTTGCTGAGCCTTCCTGCCTTTCGGCGTGTAGCCAAAACCGTTAATTTCCTGGTGACCGGCTACAGGAATGTAGGCAATTATGAGATCGGCCCCTGGTACAACTGGATCACTTATAACCAGCAGGAAGGTTTCAGAACACGCTTCGACCTGGGCACCAATAAATATTTCAACAAGAATCTTTTCCTGCACGGTTATCTCGCCTATGGCTTCAAGGACCAGGAATTCAAATATCAGTTCGACGGCCGCTGGTTCTTCGACAAGACCCCTAGAACCTATGTGAGCTGGATGGTGCGTCACGACTTCGATCGCGGACAGCAATACTATGATGAGATCAGCCAGGACAATATCTTTGCGCTGGCCATCCGCAAGAGCGGCGTGCCCATCAAGTTCCTGATGATGGACGAACGTAAACTGGAATTCTTCAGGGATTCCAAGATCGGTCTCTCAGTAGCCGTGTCAGGTTCACATAAGGAATTCGACCCTGTAGCCAATCTTCCGTACAAGAGCATGTTTGCAGCGAGCGTGAAAGACAGCAGCCTCAAAACGGCAGAGTTCTCCATCCGCCTGCGTTACGCATATCTGGAAAAATTCCTGGAAAGCACTTTCAACCGTTACAGCCTGGGCAGCGACTTCCCTATCGTTGAGTTCCGTTACACCAGGGGTATGAGCGGTATCTTCAACAGCCGTTTCGATTACCACAAACTGAATGCAAGCATTTCGGACTACGCCAAGATCCCTCCGTTTGGTACACTTTACTACAATGTGTTTGCGGGCCGCACTTACGGAAAACTGCCATACATGATGCTGGATGTAGCGCCTGGTAATGAGATCTACTATTACAACAAATATGCGTTCAACCTGATGAATCGCTATGAATACCTGCACGACCGCTATGCCGGTGTGAATGTGGAGCATAATATCGGCCCCGGCCTTTTCCGTTTCATTCCGCTGACGCGCAAATTCAAGTTCCGTCAGTTCTGGAGCGCCAAAGCATTGTGGGGTGGATTGAGCGAAGAGAACAAAGCTTATAACATGCCTGTTGGCTCACCTTATATTTTCGAATCACTGGATGGTAAACCTTATGTGGAGATCGGAACCGGTGTAGACAATATCTTCAAACTCTTCCGGCTTGATTTCCTGTGGAGAGTATCTCCCACTCCGCTGCCGAAAGAGAACGTTAAGAAATTCGGCGTATTTTTCAGCTTCAAACTGGCATTCTAA
- a CDS encoding winged helix-turn-helix domain-containing protein: MKNPIEHLNKIFDNRVRLGVMSTLMVNEEINFNDLKQLMDVTDGNLASHLSTLEEHGYIKVHKGFIGRKTNTTYSITKAGEKAFKEHIEALENMIRGIR, encoded by the coding sequence ATGAAGAACCCAATTGAACATCTCAATAAAATTTTCGATAACCGCGTACGCCTCGGGGTGATGAGCACTCTCATGGTGAACGAAGAGATCAATTTCAATGATCTCAAACAACTAATGGATGTTACCGATGGAAACCTGGCCTCCCATCTTTCCACCCTCGAAGAACATGGCTATATCAAAGTGCATAAAGGATTTATCGGGCGAAAGACCAATACCACCTATTCCATCACCAAGGCGGGCGAGAAAGCTTTCAAAGAACATATCGAAGCGCTCGAAAACATGATCAGGGGCATACGGTAA